Below is a genomic region from Nilaparvata lugens isolate BPH chromosome 3, ASM1435652v1, whole genome shotgun sequence.
CCTATGTAGGACCTATTATATACATATAGCTGGACCTATTTTTTATAGGTCCTGCGAGGACCTCTATAGGATGTCCTACTTTTTAGTTGCGAGTACGTATGGTTGGCAGTCCTGTCAGCTAGTGCAATACCGATTGCTGAATAAACAGAAAGAATTTGCAGTACCTACTCTATTCTTACctcattgaattatttgaatcataTTCTTTGAATGGAGCACCTATAGAAGCCATTATCATATGTACTCAATTCAGTTATATAAAATATCATAGTAGCCAGGTAGCCTATGTAAATGGAATGGAATTTAGTACTATAAAGGGAATGCCATGAAAAGCATGTAGCCATCTATTTTAGACATCTAACTGAATTGAGTAGCTACACGTAATAATGACTTACATAGGTGGTTCATTTACATACCTCATTCAATGAGGTAGGAGTAGAGTACTGCACATGCTTTCTGTTAGCAATAAAAAAACTGTGTTGAGGTTTTATGATttctttatttaattattcacttcACATTTTATTCTTGAGTGAATCATGCAGCTGCTTTATTTCACACATGCACCGTTTTAACTGTTCAGATTTCGAGTGATTCAATAAGTCCTGCGGCAAGTCCCGTGCGCGTGTCTCCTCATATTTATCAATTCCAGTATGTTTCCTCTGTGTGTAGAATATTACaggttttttttataaattattgatattgaacataaaaatatgataaatagtatttttattgaacaatcaatattcaattcttatgaatatgaatataaaaataatatgatactaGTTCAGTAGAATTAAATAGAGATTTATCCATTTTTCAGATTCCAATTCAAGTTAGAAATGTAGATACATTTAAAAATTAGTATTACACATTTTCTTGTAAACTGAATCAAGATGATACACTAAAAATCGATTCTAATGTTGGGCTCTAGAATAATTTTGTGAACGTCGAgttttttacaaatagttttcGTGACTTACAAATAGTTTCGGGCAAATAGTACTAATGAATAATACTGTATATGATACAATCCAACCAATCAGATATCAATTTCTTCAATGCCTACATAATTTATAACtgtttattaattctacaattttctattctttctcaCGAGGTAAGATGAAAagtctaaggcccggttgcacaaaagccggttaaattctaacgtgaaattaatttcacaagaaccaatcagagaaggcgtttttgaaaagacggcttctctgattggttctcgtggaattaatcacagttaaaatttaaccggcttttgtacaacagGCACTAAGATTATTAATGAAACTATACAGGATTGTGGAGAATGAAACTATGGAGAAtggattattcaaaatatataatgaactagcaggtaacccgtgctccgcaatggtctaattaaaaacttgaactaggtagaaatcttgaataatctaaaataggcctataaccatcctcgttaAATTTAGAATTCAGTCAGTAAATCAAGAAAAATTCAGTCCTGTAGTTCAAACTTCAGTCGtatgtgaatttcctatcccgtaagtgTGTGTAAGCCAATTCTTCGCTCAATTATAGATTgattagatagatagatgtATTATAGATTAGatacttttcaaaaaaaattctattctCTTAATATgttaatttatgataatatataattagtTGTACAACTAAGAACTTGGAAAACAATAATAACTACTTAGgcctattcatttatttattcatatacaaatacaattcaggtaaaaacaacaggcattcgcccaaaactgctctgaaccttaatttggaatacacagtctctagaggttatgtaaaaatgatgacttaattcacacactattttgagtctaaAAAAATgcatctactacaattttgaatcaGATTAATTGATtgcaaaatacaaatccaaacaaaatattcttccttcacaatcaccaaaaatattaaaaatttcacataAATCCACAATTATTATAACTTTAGGCTACCGTATTACTGTAACTTTTTATTTGTAACTTCTTTGATTGGATATGACTTTTactcttcaatattattatattcatttaaagataacattttttatgaataataatagtattgtatACTAGGTATCGGATGTTCCGGATCTTCGAAGATCCGGAGCTTTATAAGAAATGCTGAACATgctaatttattgtaaattgagCCATCTAACTCTCTCACCTCATTAAAGGAAGCTCTTTTATAAATTTCTTTAATTTTCCAATATCTGTCTAGTGCTGGCCTGTAAGTAAATAAAAGCGGAACAGTTCAGTATATATGAGGTAAGCCTAATTACTGTAAGTAAGCCTAAAAAGTACACATTAATATTAGGCATATTCACGGTTTTTCTAAAATGTACcgtattttttgtttgtaagcGTACACTATTTGGGTGTTAAGTACCTAatatttcatttgtaggacATTAGCAATCTATTAAATAGATGCGGTAAAGTTGCagacaaataaattaaatcCAATATTGGTACAATGCATTGGATAAGTGGGCCTAAATAAAATACCTACAATAGCCTATAGAATTTTACtcttcaaatttgaacttttaacaatattttgaatggtatttttctttaataatgattcaaattaatattaaaccaaaaaatctggtgtggcgcactcacacaactttccttgccgttatgaaagttgatcacctgacgccagtGTTCATGGGCATCTCAGTCTACTTAAAAACAAAGAtgtgagccagctggtgacaggacgataacgctggagacatacgaggtctgctatctctacatagtgaatgatttataatgaatcaacagttgccaacactttgcaattgaataatcaaattttctcgaatttcaagcttatttttgattttaggtgaaaatgttactgaaaatcaattgtagagattttcatgctcaatatcttccacttgattttttgtttaaattgtatctgaagcctgataattgggaatctaaaatcaaactttgcatagatggggaggagctcctgaaatttttacagatatgggacttgtgacagttgatagagcttatcaatgactattttaggtatgaatttaatcaaattcgttggagccgtttgagaaaatcgcgaaaaccctgtttttgacaacattctctccattttagccgccatcttgaattgcatttgatcgaaattgttcgtgtcggatccttatattgtaaggaccttaagttccaaacttcaagtcattccgttaattgggagataagatatcgtgtacacagacgcacatacactcatacagaccaatacccaaaaaccttttttttggactcaggggaccttgaatcgtataggaatttagaaattggggtaccttaattttttttcggaaagcaatactttccttacctatggtaatagggcaaggaaagtaaaattttcccattcaattattattattattggtattattaggtaattcacaaaaataataaatagtaaggCTAAGAGAACTGAACCTTGTGTTAATCCTCTGTTCCAATTGTTAGAAAAGAGCTATGTGTGTATTATTTACTTTCATACATTTTGGGTACCTAATTTATGTACATTCTAGTACTTACACTGATACTAATGAAGATCCAATAGAACTGCATTCTTGAAAATTATCTTCCATCGATTTCGTCCTCAACTTTTTCTGTTTACGTAAAATACAAGAgcataattttgaatttatcaatgcTTCATCTTCAAAATTATACATAAACTCAGCCCATACTTTTTCCAAATTACAAGGATTATTTGCAGTTTCAAAAACTCCTTTTTCTATAGGCCTAGGTGAACTAATTGTATCGAGAATATTCCAGTCATCACCATTTAAATACCTATTTTGTTGAAGTAGCATCCCATTTTCATTTTCTGAATACACTTCTCTTTTCTTTAGTTTCAGGGGTGTCAAAAAAGGACATTTATAGCTTTTTTCTTGACATGAATATGTAATTAAAGCTTCGTCACTCTcgatcaatattatttgtttaagcTCCTTCTCATCAGTTGATAAACATTTTTTAGAATTATAGCTGTTTTCAAATTCTTTCTGGCATATTTTGAAGCCAAAAGATGGTTTATTACGCTTATTTTTTATAAGTGCAAGAGATTTCGTTTCTTGCAATGCGATTTCTATATTATGACTGGTATTAATTGATTTGCTAACTACAAAGGGTGCATACTTTTTATCGGTAATACTTGTAAGAACGGTTTTCTTGCTCAGCCTCACCATCTCGGAAAGATTTTAATTTTCCAACTCTCGTTGAGTGTAAATTAATTAAGAGTAATTTTTAGTCTTATCTACTCTGTTCAATATCTATTCAATTGAGTTTTTTCTTGGAATATAAATAGTACAAATAACATTTGGCACATTCAACATCGGAGAAACCTTTGACCACGATTTGTGAACGTTTTTTTATTTGGTTGAAGCATAAGAAGAAACTTTAGGATATTAATTCACTTCAAGGTAGATAAACACATTCATCCACTTTTtattgatactatcattttctaTAACAGATATTGATGTGTTTGTGTGGTAATGCTACACCTTGGGAGATAAATattgatggaaaattttgatAAGCTGAATCAtggtacctagaatacaggtATACATTATTGAGCTGAATGATGgatgttttattttaaattagagTGCAAAATTCTATATATTCAATTCTTTGAACATAATAATATGCTaatgtaattaattataaattgctAGAGCATTTGTGTTACATTTAACACATTgataaagttgaaatttttaaaattgattttgtcCAATTCAgaataaccatagagaaaagttaGCATAcgcttatatttattttataatataaatatggaATCAGAGAGTCTAGAACAATTGAACCttatagagaaaagacagcataatgctatattttcttCGAGATTGAACATTGTTACTCAAATGATGCTAACATTTCAAAGAGAAAtaatttgcaaaaaattatAGCTGatgtaattcatttttataatttaattttttcattggaaTTCCAAATGTCAGGAACTGTAGAGCTTTCTAAATCAAATTTCCAACATACATCAATTTGTTTCTGACCATTTCAAAACACTCAATCACTTCAAGTTTCAGTTCAAATGTTAATGATTTACGCTTTGCCATAATGTAGATGATCACAGAACAAAACTAACAACAGTAGAAAAATAAACGGTAAGAGAATTCACATGTCAGTCTACTAACAATGTCCAGTTCACAAAACATAACTGTCTTCCCAGTTGAGGATTCCCTTTGacatgatttttttcaacttgaatgcTGTCTTCAATTAATTGTTCGTTTGGTTTCCTAGTGAAAAACCTAGATGAAAAAttcaaagtattttttttattcggaattttatttttgatgaatttaaaatagcaatacaaaaaaataagaaattcttATGGTTCTAGATGAATGGAAATGGGAAATTGTAATGGAAACCAAAAAATCTAAACTTTATCTTTATTactatacaaaatataaaaataaaatattcctcTATTGGAACATGAGTattgtaataatgattaaaatgtACAGTGGAGTTCAGTGATAACACTCTACTACAGTGAAATTGCAATTATGAAACTGAATCATGTTTACGTCatggaaattattaattttttatgaaaaaaacattttttgataGTGTATTTACAAAACTTATTGATGATTTTCTCTCGGATAAAAAATAACTCACAATAGAATCTTAAACTCATTTAATTTTTACATTTACTATAGTTTAAACTATGATAGCCTACAAAAAGATTAAAATATGGCAAGAGAAATTATCCATGCAAATACCAATCACAGAAATATATGATATACTATTATATTCATCATGATGAATACACGTTATACGTATACATTCAAATACTCATTTACAATAGATTTTAAGATCTTCTACTAAATTGAAGTGACATAAGTTAGTTATAAAGTAAGTAaccataataaatattttgacaAACCATTTCATTAAGAGTTGATGCAGTCTATTTTTAATCCtacacaaacattttcttcttgaagcattaccctataataatatttcaacagttGTCATTTGCTGCTTATGTAATATATAGTCAATATCTGacctaaaatataatttttataaaaataattattttattcaaaaataaataagtcaTTACCGATCGTAATAAATAAGAATTGAGTGTTAGTTTCATTTGAAGCTGCTAaaaaacattttctcaaaatctAATAGAATTAGTAGTCCTTAGAGGAAAACTACTTCAATTTAAGGCTGACGCATTAAAAaactacataaaaattaaaCTATGAGAGATAAATGGATGTAAATATATATGTAGGGGTATTTCAGAGTTAAAAAATACTGGTTAGTctaaatgtattaaaaatagcaatataataatagtaaggaaaagtgtaaaataaaaaaatgataatacatttgagaataaaattaaatcataaaaatttgaaaaacaaggaacaattcattataatattattttatggtaTGAATCATACTTTGAGTAAGGAATACTTATGTAACTATGCATAGGCCTACCaactatgaaaataatatttatcaatatcttTTACATTGGATACAAGTTTATTGCTCATTTAAATACATCACTTATGACTAATAGaatatgaacataatatttcgaTGCATGAATTTTTAGTTTTCTCTTACAGTTACTAATCACATGAGCTACCTTGAAAGCAGAGTAGCGTAATAAATACAGTCATAAATAATGACACAACCTTGTAGTGGACATTTCAATTTGATAGCAGCCGATCGCACTTGTGATGACAGGTAGGAGAATACGTAACTTGTGCGGTAACGTATTCACCGCATTcatatgataattctgccctcaactaagtttcgggcagaaacaatcatactcaTGCGGTGAATTAgcgttaccggacttgtgacgAAAAGTATTATTGTGCAATTGGTAGTATTTACTGTGGATTAGGCTGATAGTTATAGCCTGGATACTGTTGCTGCTGCGGGGGTCCTTGCTGACCCCCTGGGCCGGCGCCTTGGGGAGGGGGAGGCCGTGAGTACTGTGGGTAGGAGGCAGGGCCCTGGCCAGGGCCGGGCGGGTACGACTGGGCGTAGGCCTGAGGGTAGTTCTGCGAGTACTGCTGGGCGGGCGAGTAGGCCTGCGATGACACAGCGGTCGGCGCCGGGCCGTAGCCGCCGGGGCCTTGCGGCGGGAAGCCGCCGGCATTGGGAGGTGTCTGACTGTTGGCCGGCGCAGGTGGCGGGTAGTTTTGCGGCGCACTGGTCGGCGGGTAGGTCTGAGTGGACGCAGACGGCGCCGCTGTTGTCTGCGAGTAGGCGCTCTGTGGGTTGGGCGAAGCGGCCGACGCCGGTCCCCCGTACCCCGCTGGTCCTGCTTGGCTGTTGAACCCGCCTTGCTGGCCCTGTTGCGACGGCGGTGGCCCTCCCGGCCCCCCTGGCGGCGGTGGATAGCTGCCCGgttgctgctgctgttgctgtGGCGGGGGTCCACCTCCACCACCCCCATATCCTCCTGGATAATTGTTTCCTCCAGGATTGTTATAATTACCTGAAACAGAAATTACATTTTCATAGGataagaaacaaaattattggaaataacaTGGCAATCAAATTTATTAGACAATATAATCTAAAATCTCATCATCTACATGGCAACTCAAAAATTttaagcgaattagtttgaattattaaaaaaactaaggtatgataaatgaatatataattattccattattaataTAGACATGAAGAAGGGTTGAGCTTACAATATAGCccatatattgtagttctgatttttaaatatattgtttagatacataagagaagtaaGAGAAgaccagaaccaatttttcatgcaaaatttctttGTCCTGACTACAGAGTGCCCCAAAAAcatcgtattttcggttcattttccagtttttgatACAGAAATACACAGCTATGAATATAAAAGAAGGCCATTTTTTGTGTGTGGAAATATGGGttaaagtacactcaacaatgaaTTTCCCATTTTTACAACGAGTTTAACTTATGATTTACGAACATTTTACGAGATCTCAATGTGAGGAGAATGAAGGTAGTGAttatggttgaagctaaaaatgaggtgtttttcgaAGTAGAAGCATTGttatcaggtgtacctggaaatctacatgagatagagcgctctacctggtcACAGGTTGTAGAGCACAGAATTACGACCagaagattttgaattataattttaaatgtaGACATtaggaagatattgttgattaaaaactgaaattcattaaaattgatttttctcaaTGAGTATGATCTGGCCCCTGGTGCACCGGGGCAGACGAACCGCGGTCCAtgggagcttttgacagttcatAAATCGGTCGCCATCTTTGATTATCCTGCACCGGTGCAGAATTCATGAACCGGTCGCAAACATATGATCCACAAAAGGCTAACCAGAACCGGAGAGCTCCTATTGGTCGAAAGTTTTAGGAGCGTCATATGAACATCTGAAGTGAATAGTCGATGCCCTCGAAAAAGGTAAAAGTTGAAATAGAGGAGCAAAGCAAGTACGAGGCACtttattcttttgaaaatatattatatcccaTTATAGAGAACGAGGAAGTCCATTCATTATTGGCAGGtaagtttattatttgtattatattatcaacaatTAACTTAGTTTggtatgattattttattaaaaatgttatgtATGTGCTCATTACACAATCTATCCAAAAATGCCTTGACGTTGATTGGGAAATTGTAAATATTAACGCTTTGTTAATATTCCATAAGGACatgaacataaaataaatttatttgttcacactaatttattgtagaatagaAGAGAGCATAAGCATGTTTGTGTTTTGAAAGATATAACCTACATTTGTGGTGAAACCAAACAAGCTCCAGTGTTTACACAGAATAAATAGATTTCAAAAGTGCGCGCCAAACGGCAAGAATCGGTTCATGTCAACCTTCCCATGGGAACACTAGCGGTGCACCATTAAAAGCTGGTTTGGCAGCCATATTGTGGTGCACCAGGGGCAGTGGATCTTGTCCTCCCAGAAcgtacaaatttttgaaaaattgtaactcagaaataattgaagatagagcgttccgaatgatctcattctattcagaatttcataatctggAAAAAGGCAGTAGTGAATTTTTCAGTCCGATGGCTGGATTTGGCGAAAATAGCTGAGGACTgaaaaatgaaccgaaaatccGAGGTTTTTGAACCTCGAAAATTTTGTATgagaaaattggttctggacttctcttatgtatccaaacgatatataaaaaaatcagaactacaatacaATATCAAGCACCGATGTAGGCTATTATTATAATGACTGGACTGATgtaga
It encodes:
- the LOC111058076 gene encoding uncharacterized protein LOC111058076, with the translated sequence MVRLSKKTVLTSITDKKYAPFVVSKSINTSHNIEIALQETKSLALIKNKRNKPSFGFKICQKEFENSYNSKKCLSTDEKELKQIILIESDEALITYSCQEKSYKCPFLTPLKLKKREVYSENENGMLLQQNRYLNGDDWNILDTISSPRPIEKGVFETANNPCNLEKVWAEFMYNFEDEALINSKLCSCILRKQKKLRTKSMEDNFQECSSIGSSLVSVPALDRYWKIKEIYKRASFNERKHTGIDKYEETRARDLPQDLLNHSKSEQLKRCMCEIKQLHDSLKNKM